In Maridesulfovibrio frigidus DSM 17176, a genomic segment contains:
- a CDS encoding glycosyltransferase family 2 protein, producing the protein MMIPKVSVTMPCYNCEATVGQALESILSQTLENLELVAVDDGSSDQTAAILKEYASKDSRVKPLFLEHQGVVGAANAAIEGSQGQYLARMDADDIAMPRRMELQAGLLDSDPELGLVASRVAFGGDREKCAGYAHYVDWINTVITPEAISHNRFVEFPFANPSIMMRREFLAKLGAFRDGDFPEDYELALRWLEAGVKMQKVDEELLVWNDPPERLSRNHSKYTVDAFYRIKSEYLYRWLVKHNSHHPKVAVIGSARTSRKRYRLLEDFGVETAFYVDVDPRKIGKDIHGCKVIHRDDVPPPGEVFLLSYVASRGAREEVAEFLEARGYVVGRDYLLVS; encoded by the coding sequence ATGATGATTCCTAAGGTCTCAGTAACAATGCCCTGCTACAATTGTGAAGCTACTGTTGGGCAGGCTCTTGAGTCCATTTTGAGCCAGACTTTAGAAAATTTGGAATTGGTGGCGGTTGATGACGGTTCCAGTGATCAAACCGCTGCCATTCTTAAAGAATATGCAAGCAAAGATTCGCGGGTGAAACCGCTGTTTCTTGAACACCAAGGGGTGGTTGGGGCGGCAAATGCTGCCATTGAAGGTTCGCAAGGGCAATATCTAGCACGTATGGACGCTGATGATATAGCTATGCCCCGCCGCATGGAACTGCAGGCAGGTCTATTAGATTCTGATCCCGAATTGGGGCTTGTGGCTAGCCGGGTCGCTTTTGGTGGAGACCGCGAAAAGTGTGCAGGGTATGCCCATTATGTAGACTGGATTAATACCGTGATTACGCCTGAAGCGATTTCTCATAATCGCTTTGTAGAATTTCCTTTCGCCAATCCTTCCATTATGATGCGCCGCGAGTTTCTCGCTAAGCTTGGCGCGTTCCGTGACGGGGATTTTCCGGAAGATTATGAATTGGCACTCCGCTGGCTCGAGGCTGGCGTAAAGATGCAGAAAGTCGATGAAGAGCTTTTGGTCTGGAATGATCCGCCAGAACGATTATCGAGAAATCACTCCAAATATACCGTGGATGCGTTTTATCGCATCAAAAGTGAATATCTTTATCGCTGGCTGGTTAAACACAACTCGCATCATCCAAAGGTAGCTGTGATTGGCTCTGCACGGACTTCTCGTAAGCGTTATCGTTTACTTGAGGACTTCGGGGTGGAGACTGCTTTTTATGTGGATGTAGATCCGCGCAAAATTGGCAAAGATATTCACGGATGTAAGGTTATACATCGTGATGATGTGCCTCCTCCGGGCGAGGTCTTTTTGTTATCCTACGTTGCAAGTCGCGGGGCTCGTGAGGAAGTTGCAGAGTTCCTTGAAGCACGCGGTTACGTGGTAGGCAGGGATTACCTTTTGGTCTCCTGA
- a CDS encoding ArsR/SmtB family transcription factor, which translates to MNIEKDTCEGHNPNPDAIEIVRNKACSRQIMEDIAATFKILGDPVRVSILHALSISTLCVCDLAELLNMSHSAISHQLRILRTARMVRCEKHGRKAFYRLEDDHVETIIQTALAHLTEDGCATDRRNK; encoded by the coding sequence ATGAATATAGAAAAAGACACATGTGAGGGACACAACCCAAATCCTGATGCTATTGAGATTGTTAGAAACAAAGCCTGCTCACGGCAGATAATGGAAGATATCGCAGCAACTTTTAAGATTCTCGGCGACCCCGTCAGAGTATCCATATTGCACGCATTATCTATTAGTACGCTGTGTGTATGTGACCTCGCAGAGCTTTTGAATATGAGTCATTCCGCTATTTCACATCAACTCAGAATCCTTCGCACAGCGCGAATGGTTCGCTGTGAAAAACACGGACGTAAGGCTTTTTACAGGCTTGAAGATGACCATGTTGAAACAATCATACAAACTGCGCTGGCTCATCTTACTGAAGATGGATGCGCCACCGACAGGAGAAATAAATGA
- a CDS encoding SO_0444 family Cu/Zn efflux transporter, which produces MDILSRIAFESWQVLLQSAPFMLFGFFVAGLLKAFVGPEFISKNLGSGRTSDIFKASLFGIPIPLCSCGVIPAAAQLREQGASKGATTSFLISTPETGVDSIAVTYALLDPIMTILRPVSAFMTAVIAGIMVDRNEKKNGTTPQLIPDAVLFEHDHKHGHAHDHDHTHGEEHNHSHESEQSCSDPSSCEGCGCGDSAKPLTFKAKLTSGMQYSFGNLLQDIGSWFIVGVILAGMFGALIPDGFIEKNLGDGFLPLLIMLAAAIPLYVCATASTPIAAALALKGLSPGAALVFLLAGPATNAASFTVVAKLLGKRSAFIYLGTIIVCSLALGMLTNWLYYSLGLSITNWVQSGAEDTHGILYTLCAIVLLALIAIPKISSMLKGESGHGHSH; this is translated from the coding sequence ATCGATATTTTATCAAGAATTGCATTTGAGTCTTGGCAGGTACTACTTCAATCTGCCCCGTTTATGCTTTTCGGATTCTTCGTGGCAGGACTACTTAAGGCTTTTGTAGGGCCTGAATTCATTTCTAAAAACCTAGGGTCCGGCAGAACATCAGATATATTTAAAGCATCGCTGTTTGGTATTCCAATTCCACTTTGCAGTTGCGGTGTTATTCCCGCAGCAGCTCAGCTAAGGGAACAAGGGGCAAGCAAGGGTGCAACAACCTCATTCCTAATATCCACACCGGAAACAGGTGTAGACTCAATTGCTGTTACATACGCCCTACTCGACCCAATAATGACTATTCTGCGTCCTGTTTCGGCATTTATGACCGCCGTCATTGCCGGAATTATGGTCGATAGAAATGAGAAAAAGAATGGAACAACACCACAATTAATTCCTGACGCGGTTCTTTTTGAGCACGATCACAAACATGGTCACGCACACGATCATGATCACACTCACGGTGAGGAACACAACCATAGCCATGAAAGCGAACAAAGTTGTTCTGACCCAAGCAGTTGCGAGGGCTGCGGTTGCGGTGATAGCGCGAAGCCTTTAACTTTCAAAGCTAAGCTCACCAGTGGAATGCAGTACTCTTTCGGCAACCTGCTTCAAGACATCGGATCATGGTTTATAGTAGGCGTTATTTTGGCAGGTATGTTCGGAGCACTCATTCCTGATGGGTTTATCGAAAAGAACCTCGGTGATGGATTTCTGCCGCTACTTATAATGCTGGCTGCGGCCATCCCGCTCTACGTATGTGCAACAGCCTCAACGCCGATTGCCGCGGCACTTGCTCTTAAGGGGCTTTCTCCCGGCGCGGCGCTGGTATTCTTACTCGCAGGCCCCGCAACCAATGCAGCCTCGTTCACAGTCGTTGCCAAGCTTCTTGGTAAGCGTTCTGCATTTATTTACTTAGGCACCATTATTGTTTGCTCACTTGCCCTTGGCATGTTGACCAACTGGCTGTACTATTCCCTCGGACTCAGTATAACAAACTGGGTACAAAGCGGAGCGGAAGACACGCACGGGATATTGTACACACTTTGCGCTATAGTGCTTCTCGCATTAATCGCTATTCCCAAAATATCTTCAATGCTAAAGGGCGAAAGCGGCCACGGACACTCGCATTAG
- a CDS encoding ubiquitin family protein, with product MIIVRLEPEDKIDTYPKLNTVQQLLNKYDLFYTDALVIRDGELLTQDRKLNDGDEITLRKVISVG from the coding sequence ATGATTATAGTCAGACTTGAGCCTGAAGATAAGATTGATACCTATCCAAAACTAAATACTGTGCAGCAATTGCTTAATAAGTATGACCTTTTTTATACTGATGCTTTAGTCATTAGAGATGGTGAGCTTTTGACTCAGGATCGTAAACTTAATGATGGCGATGAAATTACTTTGAGAAAAGTCATTTCTGTCGGGTAA
- a CDS encoding OprO/OprP family phosphate-selective porin, which translates to MKKVSVLILSCMLTLLLAPAVFAAPNSGDEQKVDVADELITMAWLDRLKIESEDKAFRLKLGGTFSFDWGQINEDYRVASVYDSVQDHKQEVRYAKPLIDLKLYDDYDFRVQYEFVGTRGQFLDVWGQAKNIPYVGSLKVGHFKEPFSMAILTGDTGDTMMEYASSSVFSQSRNVGVQLSNTYLDGRINAAAGVFNKAAYMDDSFTNGNSGVDLTGRVGWRPYQEDDGRKLVHLGLGYSHQFLDGTEQSSSFSPKVGSNLSTIKLTGTGSMVADGQDLFNFELAGVWDQFWIMSELSTAYVDRKSDKDALFYGYHVDVGYIITGETKPFKSSNAVFGAIVPDNPFNPLKGGWGALEVALQYAHTDLNDSSADIKGGVQDNIGVALNWFLNSHTRVAANYIHAGVSDRENSSLTDGELDIYQCRISFYF; encoded by the coding sequence ATGAAAAAAGTTTCTGTTTTAATTTTGTCATGCATGCTGACGCTTTTATTGGCTCCTGCTGTATTTGCCGCACCGAATAGCGGTGACGAACAAAAAGTGGATGTTGCAGATGAACTCATCACAATGGCATGGCTTGATCGTCTTAAAATTGAAAGTGAAGATAAGGCTTTTAGGTTAAAGTTGGGCGGAACTTTTTCTTTTGACTGGGGACAAATCAATGAAGATTACAGAGTCGCTTCAGTTTATGACTCTGTTCAGGATCACAAACAAGAAGTCAGGTATGCTAAACCGTTAATTGATTTAAAATTATATGATGATTACGATTTTAGAGTCCAGTACGAGTTTGTAGGTACGCGAGGACAGTTCCTCGATGTATGGGGACAGGCCAAAAATATTCCTTATGTTGGAAGCTTAAAAGTGGGGCATTTCAAAGAGCCATTTTCCATGGCAATCCTTACCGGAGATACGGGGGATACGATGATGGAATATGCGTCTTCGTCAGTATTCTCTCAGTCTCGAAATGTAGGTGTTCAACTTTCAAATACTTATTTGGATGGAAGAATTAATGCTGCTGCGGGGGTATTTAATAAAGCCGCATATATGGATGATTCCTTTACCAATGGAAACTCCGGTGTCGACTTAACTGGTCGTGTAGGCTGGCGCCCGTATCAAGAAGATGACGGACGCAAGTTAGTTCATCTTGGTTTAGGCTACTCTCACCAATTTCTTGACGGAACAGAGCAATCCTCTTCTTTTTCTCCTAAAGTTGGCTCAAATCTTTCCACAATTAAACTGACTGGTACTGGGTCAATGGTTGCTGATGGACAGGACTTATTTAACTTTGAGCTTGCAGGTGTGTGGGATCAATTCTGGATTATGAGTGAGCTAAGCACAGCTTATGTGGATAGAAAAAGTGATAAAGATGCTCTTTTTTACGGTTACCATGTTGATGTCGGGTATATAATTACAGGCGAAACCAAGCCTTTCAAATCTAGTAATGCAGTGTTCGGGGCCATAGTTCCTGATAATCCTTTTAATCCTTTGAAAGGGGGATGGGGGGCATTAGAAGTGGCTTTGCAATATGCTCATACCGATTTGAATGATTCCAGCGCTGATATTAAAGGCGGCGTTCAGGATAATATTGGTGTAGCTCTCAACTGGTTTTTGAATTCTCACACTCGTGTTGCTGCTAACTATATACATGCAGGTGTTTCAGATAGAGAAAATTCTTCTCTGACGGATGGTGAGTTGGATATTTACCAATGCAGGATTTCGTTTTACTTCTAG
- a CDS encoding site-2 protease family protein: MFDIANTIKEISILALPFLLAITCHEAAHGYVAYLLGDPTAKNAGRLTLNPLKHLDPLGTLALVMTRMIGWAKPVPVNPSYFKNPQRDMMLVSLAGPGANMILAILFAMILKGLIGLDLNGLSPTMLKVVEPVALISKSGVIINLALCFFNLIPLPPLDGSKILAGFLPPELAYKYMSFKYGFIIVILLAVLGLLGKIISPAIFFFYKLLLY; encoded by the coding sequence ATGTTCGACATCGCAAATACAATCAAAGAAATAAGCATACTAGCTCTCCCCTTCCTTCTGGCAATCACTTGCCATGAGGCTGCGCATGGCTATGTCGCGTACCTGCTTGGTGATCCTACAGCTAAGAATGCGGGACGGTTGACTTTAAATCCCTTAAAGCACCTAGACCCCTTGGGTACATTGGCACTGGTTATGACCCGCATGATAGGCTGGGCAAAGCCTGTACCCGTCAACCCTTCCTATTTCAAGAATCCTCAGCGGGACATGATGCTTGTCTCCCTTGCTGGCCCCGGTGCCAACATGATTCTTGCTATTTTATTTGCCATGATACTTAAAGGGTTGATTGGCCTCGACCTGAACGGACTTTCTCCAACTATGCTGAAAGTAGTTGAGCCAGTAGCGTTAATATCAAAATCAGGCGTAATCATAAATTTAGCCCTATGCTTTTTTAATCTAATTCCTCTTCCACCATTAGACGGTAGTAAAATCCTTGCCGGATTCCTACCACCCGAATTAGCTTATAAATACATGTCGTTTAAGTACGGCTTTATCATTGTAATCTTGCTAGCAGTTCTCGGGCTTCTCGGAAAAATTATCAGCCCTGCAATATTCTTTTTCTACAAACTGCTACTCTACTAA
- a CDS encoding response regulator, which translates to MTQPTILVVDDEKHIRMLYKEELKAEGYAVATSDGAEDILAVIERESPNLVILDIKLGVNRSGLDLLQEIRQQDQNLPVILSTAYDSFKHDLKSIAADHYVVKSVDLSELKEKVVQALTKGNELNLD; encoded by the coding sequence ATGACTCAGCCTACAATTTTAGTCGTTGATGATGAGAAACATATACGGATGCTTTACAAGGAAGAACTGAAGGCCGAAGGATACGCTGTTGCAACATCCGACGGTGCAGAAGACATCCTTGCAGTCATTGAAAGAGAGTCTCCAAACCTTGTAATACTTGACATTAAGCTAGGTGTTAACAGGTCTGGGCTAGACTTACTTCAAGAGATACGGCAGCAAGATCAGAATCTTCCTGTAATCCTAAGTACAGCCTATGACAGTTTCAAGCATGATTTAAAATCCATTGCTGCTGATCATTATGTTGTTAAATCTGTCGACTTAAGTGAGCTTAAGGAAAAGGTAGTTCAAGCCCTTACCAAGGGTAACGAACTGAATTTGGATTAA
- a CDS encoding ATP-binding protein, translating to MKCKVCKAEAVVGLPSHNTAFCAVCYDKFFMKQVSEGIRKKKLLEADDKVLVALSGGKDSLGLMYALSELGYNVTGLHIDLGISDSSRKARSVVEDFCKEKGYGLRVVELEKEGVPMPLIKKHINRPICSVCGKFKRHYFNKVAFEEGYTALATGHNLDDEVARLFANTLRWDQAYLSDQGPVLPAENGFAKKVKPLYRVSEFESANFSFLKGIPYHHLPCPYSKGASFTGHKMIWRNQEIRSPGSKRAFYGGFLERGQPAFAAIHEGKKDYEVKPCTKCNCPTSVGVCGVCRVREQLDDALMASNE from the coding sequence ATGAAATGTAAAGTATGTAAAGCTGAGGCTGTGGTCGGGCTTCCAAGTCACAATACGGCGTTTTGTGCTGTCTGTTATGATAAGTTTTTTATGAAGCAGGTTTCGGAAGGAATCCGCAAAAAGAAACTTCTGGAAGCTGACGATAAAGTTCTGGTTGCTCTTTCCGGTGGCAAGGATTCTTTAGGGCTGATGTATGCTCTATCTGAACTTGGCTACAATGTAACAGGTCTTCACATTGATTTGGGTATTTCCGATTCTTCGCGAAAGGCTCGCTCTGTTGTTGAGGATTTTTGTAAAGAGAAGGGGTACGGGCTTAGGGTTGTTGAGCTTGAGAAAGAGGGCGTTCCTATGCCTTTGATTAAGAAGCATATCAATCGGCCCATTTGCTCTGTTTGTGGGAAGTTTAAAAGACATTATTTCAATAAAGTTGCGTTTGAAGAAGGATATACTGCACTAGCTACAGGGCATAATCTTGACGATGAAGTTGCAAGGCTTTTCGCAAATACATTGCGCTGGGATCAGGCTTACTTGTCAGATCAGGGGCCGGTGCTTCCAGCCGAAAACGGGTTCGCTAAAAAAGTCAAACCTTTGTACAGAGTTTCAGAGTTTGAGTCCGCTAACTTTTCATTCTTGAAAGGTATTCCTTACCATCATTTGCCATGTCCTTATAGTAAAGGCGCAAGTTTTACCGGTCACAAGATGATCTGGAGAAATCAGGAAATTCGCAGCCCCGGCTCTAAGCGCGCGTTTTATGGTGGTTTCCTAGAGCGTGGGCAGCCTGCTTTTGCCGCGATACATGAAGGCAAAAAGGATTACGAGGTTAAGCCGTGTACTAAGTGTAACTGCCCCACATCTGTAGGTGTTTGTGGTGTGTGTAGAGTGCGTGAGCAGCTAGATGATGCTCTTATGGCTAGCAACGAATGA
- a CDS encoding aminotransferase class IV encodes MIYYKNGKLAEDSVQMDLSQPGFRTGYGFFETLAWNGSKVCHLDLHLERARASLKKFKIIEEAIDYGQIIAEVVGVNGLLKSFARVNIFFPSEGGRTVPVVTAVPHQYKPDLVWSLMPAKEVFLTPLMRHKSMNRMDYLNAWQSAHGEGFNDGLLHDFEGRVLESSFASLLFQKGDRYIEPQTEYKLPGTSQIVASKCIHIEAESVYLKSVNKFDHVFALNSLGGMIPISAIGDVQFDVKHDVADKITNHILELT; translated from the coding sequence ATGATTTATTATAAAAATGGTAAACTGGCCGAAGATTCAGTTCAAATGGATTTATCGCAGCCGGGGTTCAGAACGGGATATGGTTTTTTCGAAACGCTTGCGTGGAACGGAAGCAAGGTTTGCCATTTGGATTTGCACCTAGAGCGTGCTCGTGCAAGTCTCAAAAAATTTAAGATAATCGAAGAAGCAATTGATTACGGGCAGATCATCGCAGAAGTTGTTGGAGTTAACGGGCTTCTAAAAAGTTTCGCGCGCGTAAATATATTTTTCCCTTCAGAGGGTGGCAGGACTGTTCCCGTGGTTACCGCTGTTCCGCATCAGTACAAGCCGGATCTAGTCTGGTCGCTTATGCCCGCTAAAGAAGTCTTCCTGACACCGCTTATGCGTCATAAAAGTATGAACCGGATGGATTACCTTAACGCGTGGCAGTCCGCTCATGGTGAAGGGTTTAATGACGGGCTGCTACATGATTTCGAAGGTCGAGTGCTTGAGTCTTCGTTTGCCTCCCTACTCTTTCAAAAGGGCGATCGCTACATAGAGCCTCAGACAGAATACAAATTGCCGGGTACTTCGCAAATTGTGGCTTCTAAGTGTATTCATATTGAAGCTGAGTCAGTGTATTTAAAATCCGTAAATAAATTTGATCATGTGTTTGCGCTGAATTCACTAGGTGGAATGATCCCTATTTCAGCAATCGGGGATGTTCAGTTTGATGTCAAACATGATGTTGCTGATAAAATTACAAATCATATACTTGAGCTTACTTAA
- a CDS encoding Hpt domain-containing protein, translated as MDFSEKKINIVFIESALIDLVPILIETLSKELADMEILLRSGKLADLQDLNHSSRGAALTYGFDDYAEILIVVKKAVQCGDREGARSLLGQLRNMLGTVEFRSLE; from the coding sequence ATGGATTTCTCTGAGAAGAAAATAAATATAGTTTTTATAGAATCAGCATTAATTGATTTAGTGCCGATTCTAATTGAAACACTCTCTAAAGAGTTGGCCGACATGGAAATTTTGTTACGAAGTGGAAAGCTTGCTGATTTGCAGGATCTTAATCATTCTTCACGCGGGGCTGCGCTGACCTACGGTTTCGACGATTATGCTGAGATTTTAATTGTTGTTAAGAAGGCTGTGCAATGTGGTGATAGAGAAGGTGCGAGAAGCCTTCTCGGTCAACTGCGAAATATGTTGGGAACAGTAGAATTCAGGTCGCTCGAGTAG
- the trpS gene encoding tryptophan--tRNA ligase → MSKINNRIVSGMRPTGRLHLGHYFGVLVNWLKIQEDNECFFFVADWHALTSEYTDPRRIKGFVPELVKDWVAAGLDPEKCTIFHQSEVKEHAELHLILSMLTPVGWLERNPTYKEIRQELSQKDLATYGFLGYPVLMASDILMYKPSRVPVGQDQLPHLELAREIARRFNHLNGEHFPEPEAMLTEDAKLPGLDGRKMSKSYNNGIFLGESAEEMRPKVMSMLTDSNRMRKTDVGDPEVCNLYPYHKLLTDSEKCAEIEEGCRNASWGCVDCKKLLAENMASFLAPMHERRAHLDENPDLVWQILADGTAKARARAQQNMEEIREKIGFNF, encoded by the coding sequence ATGAGCAAAATAAACAATCGCATCGTTTCAGGTATGAGACCTACGGGTCGCCTTCATTTAGGACATTATTTCGGAGTCCTAGTTAACTGGTTAAAAATTCAGGAAGACAACGAATGTTTTTTCTTCGTTGCTGACTGGCATGCACTGACCAGCGAATACACAGATCCCAGACGTATCAAAGGATTTGTTCCAGAACTCGTAAAAGACTGGGTTGCAGCGGGACTTGATCCTGAAAAATGCACAATTTTCCATCAGTCCGAAGTCAAAGAACACGCTGAATTGCACCTGATTCTTTCCATGCTGACACCAGTTGGCTGGCTTGAACGCAATCCTACATATAAAGAAATTCGTCAGGAACTCAGCCAGAAAGATTTGGCCACATACGGTTTCCTCGGATATCCGGTACTTATGGCTTCCGACATTCTTATGTACAAGCCATCGCGCGTACCAGTAGGTCAGGATCAACTTCCTCACCTTGAGCTTGCAAGAGAAATTGCTCGCAGATTTAACCATCTCAACGGCGAACATTTCCCTGAACCGGAAGCAATGCTCACAGAAGACGCAAAACTTCCAGGCCTTGATGGTCGCAAAATGAGCAAGAGCTACAACAACGGCATTTTCCTCGGCGAATCAGCTGAAGAAATGCGCCCTAAAGTTATGAGCATGCTCACAGACTCCAACAGAATGCGTAAAACTGATGTTGGAGATCCTGAAGTTTGTAACCTGTACCCGTATCACAAGCTTCTCACTGACAGTGAAAAGTGTGCTGAAATCGAAGAAGGTTGTCGTAACGCATCATGGGGTTGTGTTGACTGTAAGAAACTTCTCGCAGAGAACATGGCTAGCTTCCTTGCTCCTATGCACGAAAGACGCGCTCATCTCGACGAGAACCCAGACTTAGTCTGGCAGATTCTTGCTGACGGAACAGCAAAAGCTCGCGCTAGAGCACAGCAGAACATGGAAGAAATTCGCGAAAAAATCGGATTCAACTTCTAA